A segment of the Candidatus Eisenbacteria bacterium genome:
TATTGTGCCCGCGACTCGGCTGCCATTGAAGTTCGGCGGGCGTGATGGCGCCGAGATCGTCCCACAGGTAGCGCGTGAGTTCCTCGAGCTGGGCGATCGTGAGCGCGCCGAATCCGGTCTGGCCGGGCGGCAGCTCGAGCAGCAGTCGTTCGTTCGTCGACATGCGTCCTCCGGGGGAGCGTTCGCGACCGGGTGAGCGATCGAGAACGCCATGAGAACGGACCTCGCGCGGGCGGTCAAGCGATTCACGATCGAGTCGCCGACATGATTGAATGCGCGGCGCCGCTCCCGATCGATCCGCCGATTGCCCGAGGACTCGAATGACGCCCGTCACGCGCCAGCCCGCCGATGCGTTTCGCTTTCCGGACGGCTTCCTGTGGGGCGCGGCGACCTCGGCGCATCAGGTCGAAGGCAACAACACGCTCAACGACTGGTGGGCCTGGGAACAGCAGGGTCGGGTGCCGGTCGCCTCGGGACTGGCGTGCGATCACTATCGACGCTTCCGCGAGGACTTCGATCTTGCGCGCGACCTCGGCCACAACGCGCACCGGCTGTCGCTCGAATGGAGCCGAATCGAGCCCGAGGAAGGGCGCTTCGACGACGCGGCGCTCACGCACTATCGCGAAGTGCTCGAGGCGTTGCGCGCGCGTCGAATCGAACCGCTGGTCACGCTCCAGCACTTCACGATTCCCCGCTGGCTGGCAGAGCAGGGAGGGTGGGAGAACGAAGCTACCGAGCGGCTCTACGTTCGCTACGTGCGGCGGGTGGTCGACGCGTACGGCGATCTGGTTCGCTGGTGGATCACCTTCAACGAGCCGGTGGTGCAGGTCTTCAAGGGCTGGATCGTGGGGCAGTGGCCGCCGGGGCGCACCGGAGACTACCCGCGTGCGCTGCAGGTGGTGCGCCGGCTGCTGCGTTCGCACGTGCTCGCCTACCACGAAATCCACACCCGGCGTCCCGATGCCATGGTGAGCGTCGCGAAGCACTGCCTGGCGCTGCGACCGAACAATCCGCGCAATCCGTTCGACTGGCTGTCGACGCGCGGGCGCGGCTACCTGTTCAATGAACTGTTCCTCGACTCGCTGCACACCGGCCGGCTCGCGCTGCCGGGCCAGTTCTTCGAACACCTGCCGATGGGCCGCACGCTCGACTTCATTGGAGCGAACTACTACACGCGCGATTTCGTGCGCAACACCGGCTTCGGACTTCCGGGCCTGGTCGGCACCTCGGCGACGCTCGACAACCCGCGCCACGTCGGCAAGCGCAACGAC
Coding sequences within it:
- a CDS encoding glycoside hydrolase family 1 protein; translated protein: MTPVTRQPADAFRFPDGFLWGAATSAHQVEGNNTLNDWWAWEQQGRVPVASGLACDHYRRFREDFDLARDLGHNAHRLSLEWSRIEPEEGRFDDAALTHYREVLEALRARRIEPLVTLQHFTIPRWLAEQGGWENEATERLYVRYVRRVVDAYGDLVRWWITFNEPVVQVFKGWIVGQWPPGRTGDYPRALQVVRRLLRSHVLAYHEIHTRRPDAMVSVAKHCLALRPNNPRNPFDWLSTRGRGYLFNELFLDSLHTGRLALPGQFFEHLPMGRTLDFIGANYYTRDFVRNTGFGLPGLVGTSATLDNPRHVGKRNDLGWEIYPEGLGHFLRTFRRYQVPIVITENGIPTSDEDDRWSFIFLHLWQVMRAMEAGVPVAGYLYWSLLDNFEWADGYDAKFGLVGVNFATQQRIVRPSARWLAEVTARSSL